In Nocardioides sp. W7, the genomic stretch TGAGCAGTCGGCCCACGATGGTCCGGTTGACCTCGATCCGCTCGGCGAGCTCGCCGACGCCGAGACCGCGGTGCTCGCCGACCTCTTCCAGCAGGTCCAGTGCGCGCAGCACGCTCTGGGAGAGGGTGCGGTCCGCCTGGTGGCTCGGCGAGGAGCTCATGGCACTCCGTCAGTGTTGATAGTCGGTCATCGGGTGCGATAACCGGTCACGACGAAACCACGGCGGGCGGGAGTCGTCAACCTCGTGCCGGGCCGCCCGGCCGAGGTGGGGCGGCGGGAAATCGTTCTTCCACTGGGTGACGCGGCCCGTGGCGTCCGACTCGGCTGGTTCCTACGGTCGGGTCTCTGCGGACACCCGTCACCCTCGCCAAGGAGTCCCCCTGCCATGACCGCCACCTCGCCGCCCCCGCTCGAAGGCCTGAAGGTCCTCGACATCGCCACCCTCTTCGCGGGGCCCTCCGCCGCGACCCTGATGGCCGACTTCGGGGCGGACGTGATCAAGGTCGAGCACCCGCGCAAGCCGGACCCCGCGCGCACCCACGGCCACTCCAAGAACGGCCAGGGCCTGTGGTGGAAGGTGCTCGGCCGCAACAAGCGGGCGATCACGCTCAACCTCTCCCAGGCGGAGGGCCGCGAGGTCTTCCTGCGGCTGGTCGCCGACGCCGACGTCGTCATCGAGAACTTCCGCCCCGGCACCCTGGAGCGCTGGGGTCTCGGGTACGACGTGCTCTCCGAGGTCAACCCGCGCCTCGTGCTCACCCGGGTGACCGGCTTCGGCCAGTTCGGGCCGCGCTCCAAGGAACCGGCCTTCGGCACCATCGCCGAGGCGATGTCGGGCTTCGCGCACTCCACCGGCCAGCCCGACGGCCCCCCGACCCTGCCGCCGCTCGCGCTGGCCGACAACATCTCCGGCCTGGCCGCCACCATCGCCACCCTGATGGCGCTGCGCGGGCGCGACACGACGGGACGGGGTCAGGTGGTCGACCTGGCCATCATCGAGCCGATCCTGTCGATGCTCGGCTCCCAGCTCACGGTCTTCGACCAGCTCGGCGTGATCGCCCAGCGGGCCGGCAACCGC encodes the following:
- a CDS encoding CoA transferase, coding for MTATSPPPLEGLKVLDIATLFAGPSAATLMADFGADVIKVEHPRKPDPARTHGHSKNGQGLWWKVLGRNKRAITLNLSQAEGREVFLRLVADADVVIENFRPGTLERWGLGYDVLSEVNPRLVLTRVTGFGQFGPRSKEPAFGTIAEAMSGFAHSTGQPDGPPTLPPLALADNISGLAATIATLMALRGRDTTGRGQVVDLAIIEPILSMLGSQLTVFDQLGVIAQRAGNRSENNAPRNTYLTADGDWVAISTSAHTIAERVMRLVGRPELIEEPWFGDGHQRAKHADVLDEAVGSWILQRPTQVVVEEFAKAEAALAVVNDMSRVIVDEQYNAIGAIATVEDEDLGPVRMPNVMFRLSEQPGAIRHTGRGHGADTDAVLGELGLAADEIVQLRESGAV